In Anas acuta chromosome 25, bAnaAcu1.1, whole genome shotgun sequence, the genomic stretch acaaCTGCCGTCCAACTGCATAGAACGACAAGAGGCACTTCTCCTCCCAGCACATGCTGTGCTTGAGGAGAATTAACGAGCTGCCTCCCAAACAGGGCAGACACTACTCCAGAGAAGCATCATCCATTAGCGAGCTGCTAAGGCTCCCCACGGGAAATGGAAATACCTTTCTTAAACCGAAGCTGGGCCAAGTCGTAACGGCCATAATCGCGTAACAAAATCATTCCTCCTGGTTTCAGAAGGCGACTCAGTCTGTTAACGACGCACTGCATCCtgaggaaagaacaaaacagctgTACTCAACAGTCTGCAAAATCAAGCCCGTTTACGTAGCCTACTTTCCCAAAAAGAAGGTATAAAGCTTCACTTCCGTTTCAACTTTGTACAAAAAGCTACCCAAAATTGGTACTTTTCTGAGCTCTTGCAGGCTTAGGTGGGTAGATTTTATTTGGCTACCTTTTTTCTGACGCTCCccaattctgctttttttcctacaagGATAACTTAGCCTACCACAGCAGGGGTTAATTGCTCTCTCTTActaattacaaaaatatctcGACTGGTTTCtgtaaaacaagcagaaagtgaacttgaagaaaaatgctgtgaaataaaaccaaagggAATATTAAAGAGAGAACAGGAATACTTAAgtcatttatttgcatttcatagGTCATAGCACATCATCATGCTAAGCGCAGTACTTTTCTAAACTGTTTTCTGAACCTGccccctcccttcttcccaccTGCTGAAGAGAAATCCATCTAGTATTGGAGCctaaaaatacagcagcatACCTCCCACAAACTGGTGCTGAGTGCTCAGTGTGGCTGGTGTTCAGAACAGGCAAGCAACCATGACCACAGCAAGACTTCAACCACAGCCATTCAGCACTTCTAAATTACACCAGTCCCATACCAGAATTTGCTAAAACAAAGTACCTGCAAGTTCCACTTCAGAGgtttagcaaaaaaaaagtcacagaataAACTTTAATTTTCCTTGATACAAAGGGACCAACTCTGAAGCTTTACACATACCTAGGAAAGCCCTGACACCCAACCACCAAACCATTTTTACGACTTTTACACTTGCTCTACGAGTTTCATCTCCGTATATTCAAGTGCAggctcagctccagcagcctcaTCTAAAAGGATTCAAAGCAGTACTTTCCCATTAGTTGTTGCCTATCAGTACCCATCAAACATCTCTTATGTACTCTGCTGCAGATAGATGTTTCATTTAACAAGATTCTCTTCCCTGCTCTTGCAGAGTTCATGCAAATAACAGTTTAGCTATTTAACTGCTAACAGCCTCTCTGCACCATGGTTATAGCACAGGTGGTCAAACCGTATAATGTTTCCCTATTCAACTGTTGGTTAATTAAACTCCATAAAGATATGGATGGCACACAGATCATTTTACTATCTAGCAAGTGCTGAAGCTAAATAATTCATTACATAGAAAGCTACCAGTCTCCTCCTCAACTTAACGGTCCAGGGAGATCCCATGCAGCAACACTACGGAGTACAGAGAGCTTAGTTACTGGCCAGTCTAATCATTTTCTTTGGCTACAAAATCTCTTGACAACGGGTGACTGCAATGGAAAACTTCTCGATATTCCCAATATCACTACTTTGTGCAACCAAAGGTGGTGCAACTTTCAAAATACATCAGGAATGCAGGCTGTTTTGGTCCTTGACTTCAATGTGAATGAAGTCCATAAAACTGGAGAGATGAAGTAGTAAAGTTGCAGAGATGACGACAAGATACACTGAGATTAGAGATACAGGCAGGGAATTTTAAGTCTGTGATATAAGTTATAATGACATAACTTGAACAGATCAATAAGAAGCCTTATCTAAACTGAATGAAATGGAAGAAGGTATAACAACATGGCAAGTACTTCCCACTGGCCACCAGCCAGACTTCAACAATTAAagtttttactttctctgtACTGTTTTAAAGGTTCCCTAGTAAAGAACTCCAATTCTATGTCCATTTTGTTTGAAACCAGAAGGAATTATTAAAACTTACTTCTCTGGGAGAATTGCTGAGAGGACAAAGATAAGAATGACAACATCAAGACTCTCATCTGGCATTGGGAAAGGACTTTGGTCATTGCACAGATCGTGGACAAACGCAAAGCAGCGAGAAGAATCATATTCTGCATTGTTCTGTATTTAAGGGGAGAGACATTGGAGAATTAGCACACATCAGCAGCCCCTGATCTCTGTATTATCTGGACATGGGAGCACTTTGACTTTCACCTAATGACGTGGTGTGTCCAGAGACCTGTTTCAGCTTCACTGAACTAAATAGGAGAGGCAGAGTCTTAGGTAGGGTTGATGGGCTCCCTGGTCAGATAGGGAAAAATAAGTACATGTAGGAGATTTACAGAGAGCTTTGGACTTGTTACATTTGGGCAATGAGCACTGCCAAAAAAACGTAAAACTGGATTGAGGGATAATTGCAATTTTAAGGTTGGACTTCCCACTGATAGTGGAAAGAAGTGAGAAATCCACACTGTTAAGTATGAAATCTTTATAAAAGTGGTGTGTTAGGGCACCTGCATTGCTGAAATCGATATTCATTTCAACTGCAAGCAAGCTACTCTCAATACCCCAACCATCAAACCCAGCTCCCTAAAGTTATGCTCATAAAATCTCATGCAGACTTCCATAAGttgtttaattttctaaagCTGCTGTTACGGATTGCAGTGGCTCCTATAAGCAGTGCTTGTGTCAGCTTAGAGAACGAAACGGCACGCTGGATCTGCTGCTATGCTCCCATTTCACCTCTTAAAGCGTCTGATTATATTTGATACTTCACAGATACCCAGTTCTGTTCTGACCTTAAGTTTGTTAGCAGCATTTATCTTCTGACTGAATCCCAGCTTCTGCTCCACAGACAGCAGTACCCCTCCTCAGCTGTCTGTGCAGAAGCAGTCAGACCACGTTCCCAGAACCGCAGTGACAGTAATGCACACACAAATCAAAACCAACTTCAGCTGCTGTTAAAAAATAGCCTGACTGTTTTCAAGGTTCAGCAGTTACTCAACTAAAAGAGCACTGCACTTGGAAGAGTGCTACCGAccaaaggggaaaggaaatcTGGCTGGCTTGTCTGCTGCCAATGTGAAGTCCTCAGAACTCCTGCTTCCCTCATTTCTACACTCTTTGATGGCTCATTTTCCTGATTTACCAGTATGAGGGTCAGCATCAGGGCTGGCTAAAACCAGAAAGCTTCCAACACAGCTAGACAGCTGGTGGAAGCTACGATATACTTGGGTTAATGTGCAATTGGCACCTTGTACTTCCTACCTTCATAAGTCACCGTTGAGCTTACCCGGACAAGATCCACAGCCGTTGTAGAAAAATCACAGCAGTAAACAAAAAGGCCCGGGTCActggaataaataaaagaaactatCATAATTTATATAAAGGTGCGCCACAGGAATTAACAAAGTGTCTCAAACTCACAGAGCACAAAACTAGGGGGCAGAAATGCTGGGCTTtaatgtctctctctctcatttgtTGTGCAAAATTGAGTAGACCACTTTGTTCCTTTATGTTCCAGTTATTCTCACATGAAACTGgactgcttgctttttcttcaggagaagGAGAGACACTAAGGCCTGTATGAAAATGCTTGAATGAGACACGCAAACACGCATCATGCTTTGTAGGTTGCACTCTAAAGGCAAAGATTTCCAGACtcaaaatacaattatttgAAGACTTGTATGGCAAATCAGTCATTTATATATGGCCTTCCTCTCTGAGACTGTCGAAACTAAAACCACATGCAGCACTTTTCCAATTGTTTTTCAGAGCTGGTTTATCATGCAGGCAAAAACCTACTGAGAACTACTTACTTGTTGGTTTGTAGGATTGGGAAGACCGTAttcccagcaccacagccaacctgcacaaacaaaacagacataCATAGTGAAAATTGTTTCTTCAGCACGTCCCACACAGCTAGTTTCAAATCATCTCTCTACAACCACGGAACAAAGGGCAACTCATAAGTAACACAGGAGCACAACAATGACCATTTGCAAATATCACTAAGTTCTGAGTAAGTTCAGCTCTGAGAAACAGGCCTACATATGGGCATTTGTGGGAAACCACTGAGTTAGGCAGTTCTTCCAGAGATCTTACTAACAAGCCATATTGTTACTTctctgaaaattgttttttctggAATCCCAAGCATAACAACCAGTATGAGTCACTGGCAAAGGCTGGGGATTAGTTACATTAACTTCCATAGAAATTCAGAGCAATGGAGAAAGAAGTTTGATTTACTATAATTACATCCTGCTGTTTCAGAGTTCCCCTCACTAGATGGCTCTTCCTCAAGTTACAGCTAGGCCTACGATTCTGTCTTGCTATTCCTGCTACTAGTTCCCATTTGAAGAGAAGTGCACTCTCACAACTGGGCTTAGGGAATTTGTCTCTGTTTAAACAATCAGTGAAATTGAAAGACTGAGCAGAAAATACCACCAAGGGCTCCCAGTGACAGACAGCACCGAGAATACTCAGGTGAGAAAGGAAAGCCACCACGAACCAAGAACGTTAGTCTGAGGAAGTCTCAAGGGTTCAGACTATACACAAATCTAAAGGGCAGCTTATGCTGACTCCCTGGGAGGGCAGAGCTTCCACAGCACATGAGCATTCAACAACAGTAGCGATATACTAAACAAACTAGCAGAGCAAAAGGTCATTATGAGCTGTTAGGAGGCTAATATTTGTAAGGCCTACAGGTTTGCCCAGGACAAGCATGACACTCTGTGTTAACCTGAGATTCCCACTGCTATCAGGTGGATTGGGAGGACCCAAACAAACAGGATCTTTACGTTCTTGGTTTCACTGTTTCATTATCCATCTCCCAAGGCAAACAAGGAtcagcacaaaacagaaaaaccacaaaacacaaaagataAGGGAAAGatttatacaaataaaacaatcaaCTTCTTACACAGAAAGTGACTTAACGGCTTATTTCAACATGAGATAGTTTGTATTTTAAGCAGGAAAACTTCTTACGGTCCATGTGCTCTGCCGATACACTGTCTGAACCAAAAGAACTCCAAGTTCTAAGCTGCCCCCTTTCTTTTTTGCGTTTTACTGACTTCTGTCAATCGTCCCACTCACTTGCTGTTTGCCATGACATGTTTGTACATCCAGTCACTCCAACGTTGATATAAGAGAGTGAAGTGTGATTCTTTGTTCTACAGCCATTACCTCCAATATGCGGTAAGAGGCAGAGGATCCCGGGTAATCTCCGTGCCTTTGGTTCACCTCACCATGCTTCTGCGGAGCCAGCTCCTCCGTGCAGAACGTAGGCGTGCTTTTCATCAAGTTTAACTGATTCTCTGCCCTCATTTCTAACGAGCAATGTCCATTTTCACAGCTTCCCAGCCCTTCATTGTTGGATTCTTCTTTGTAAATATGTTCACGCACAGAGTCCTCATTGTGACCTGGGTTCCTGTTTGGTGCCAGCTCAGGAAATTCAGTGAACAGCCAGTGCCTGTCCTTGAAGAAGCCATTTTCATGGATTTTATAAAAGTCATCCCAGTACCTCTTAGCATTCACCTCATATTCCTCTgtaaacacaaacagaaacatcACCAGCAGTCAAATCAGAAGGTCTCAGTTTAATCAGTTCAGTCAGTTAGGGACTGCTGCAGATATCTTACTCAGTAATCCCTTATTATAAGTAAGGTTATTGATTGAAAATCACCTTGATTTAAGTTGTACCTTCCCACAAGAACACTCAGTCTGCCTCCTTACTGTCACTTTGTTAGGAatattaaagggaaaagagataGAAGAGGAAACTGCCTGTCTCCTGGTAGGATTTAAAGGAAGTTGGCAACAGAAAAGGCCTCTTTGAAGGAGGCTGGAATGAAGAAATCCAGGTTTTACTTCCATCCCTAACGCTAACTTAATCAGTTCACAGAAGCAATTCATTTGGAGCCTCATGACTTTAAGTGTCAAGCACTTAAACTTCTAAGGAATTCTATGACAAGTGCCTGGAGCTGAAGAGCTCTGTCTGACACACCACCCCTTTCTGCAgactgagaaacagcaaaattaGTCAACTCCACAGGCCTGGCCTAAAGCTCCATTAGCATTTACACAATACTCCAGGATTACAGGGCATCTTGTTTTACACAAACACTCCTGGAGTCCAGTCTTTAGCACTTTGTTTTCCACTGTTCTGTGCAGGTTGGAACATCACAagcatgaaattaaaacaaaagagaggAACTGAAAGAAGTGACCACTACAATTGGAGTAATAGCATAGGGCTAAGGTGGATGGACTGAAGTTGGTACGAATTAACTTCAGCAGCAAGCAATGCTATTTTCACACCAAGCAGATACATTCCAGTAGCAAGGTGATTATTACAGACAGCTGGAAGAACTCTTAGGAAGCCATAACCTAATGAAATTAGAGCCATCCATAGAATTATTACCACAGCTTCATGTATTTCAGATCAGATATATTTCGAGGAGAGTTATTTTTCCATGGGAAATGAAGAATCCAATTGGTTTCCTGAATTCTCGTCAATGCAGTAAGCTTTCTGTCCTAACAAATAAGTCCTAATTATAACCTTCTGCACTTGTAATCAACTAGAGGTATTAACAGCCTTGGCCAGAGACCCCAGCTGCATCTCAATAAGATGCAACTCCTTTGCCATCTTTGCACGGCAACAAGTTTGTTACTGAATGCAAAAATATCTCCAACCATTAAAGATGGCAAGTGAATGTGAGAATGGGTGGCCTCTCTACCACATCCACTAAGAGCAGGGTTAAGAGAACAACCAGAATCCCCGATTTTAGGACGCCTGCTTATTTGAACTGCAGTTTATTTACTCGTCTTCTGATGAGCATCAAAATGCTTAGAAGGCATCTGAAGGGAGATACCAAGAAGGAACAAAGACCACCTGGAAAAATACATAGCCTCAGCAAAATATAGACAAAAATGGCTTTACTGCAGAATCAGAAGTCAATCACATATTTGTAGTAGGATCTATCCCTGAAGCACAAGAACTAGGTATAAAAGTAACCTCTTTACCTCAATTACAAGCATATTCTCCTTTTAAGAAGTCTTGTCCTTAAACACcaagctgaaataaattttagtCTGATATTAGACTACAGCAGTACGTTTGTGCTGTGATCTCACCAGACCTCAAAGCAAGCAGCCAAGACAGTTTGCTACTTGCACAGGAGCCACTCCGTGACTGCTAATGTCAGAGGAACGAGTTATGGATTCCGTTCCCGGTGCACTCATTCCTGAGCTGTCACTTCTTCCACGCACTAGTAGGGATACTGGtagggctgctggggctggagttGCTCTTTCAGctaacaaaaatacaaagtcCCGAGTCCTGCTCATCCCTAAAGGTGCCATGGCAGCCTCTGACCATAAGAGGATGTTCCCGTCAGGAGCTGTGGCGATGTTCCAAGCCAGCCATTTTGGATCACCAACATTTTTGCTCTTCCCAAATTATTGTGAAATTCTGTTGGATGCTATTGAACAGCTGCTGCGCTCCAACCCAGATGTGCGGAAGCTTTATTTagagttcattttaaaagcactaGGATAAAGGGTCGCCAGCAATATAAACACAAGAAGCCAAGGGCCAGCTGATAGAGATCATGCAAGAAACAGGGTTAAAGCAAAAAATGACCATAGTAATGTTTCAGTCTGTCTTCCCACACAACTTCTGTTGGAGAAGTTCTCATAATACTTGCTTTGAGATCCTTTTTGTGGTATTAGCTCCTAAGGACATCAGCATGCGAGGCGGATTCCTCCAGAGACCTTCCTGACGAGGACTCCTGACCTTTTTGCTCATCTTTGGTAGGACACACCCGAAGTCAAGCCCCTACTCACCCTTTCACattgcagaaatgcaaacacGAATAACTGTTCATATAAGGCAAGAAGAGAACCAGCGATCCCCTGAGTCATGTGGGGGCTTTCTctaaagaaaaccaagaaactTTCAGTTCTTTCTGATTCCAGCCAGCAGATGCACCTTCTATATAGCACACAGAACATCCCTCCTTCTTCGGGATAAATTCTGACAGCCCAAGAAGTCCACAGAATAATACAGCCATAATGACCAATAGCCTGTCTTTGTTCTCCTGCCTGGATGCTTCTGATTCTCAAAATACTGGACCCTTCAGGCACATTTGGCTGGGCAGACTTCCCTATGTTTCAGCCATCCCATTGTCTCCACATGCTTCCTATTGAATAGCAGCCATCAAAATCTGACCGTCCCCCATTGTTCGGTCTGGGAATACATCACGAAGCCCTGACAAACTGCTCTAACAGCAAATTTCTCCACAATTTCAGAGCTGCATATAGGTTCTCAAAGCATGACAGACAGCAACCTTTAATGTtaaccagattttaaaatgaactcaACACAATGGGTATCACAATAGAAGCTGCTGGATACTTCTGGGAATCCAAGAAATTAGGAGGGTTGCTCTTTGGTTTAATTAAATTTGCTATTGTGAACACAACTGGAAGCTATATGGGAAGTGTCTGAACAGCTCCAGTAGTGCTCAGTGCTGCCTTACAGATGACACACGCAATTTAATTTGAACAAAAGGAGCGGATACATCCTAGAGCTCAGCAGGATATAACAAGATCATCATCAAACGAGTCTCTTATCATACCAAAGAAGAGGAAATCTGAAAGCACCATCACCCGAGGGACTGGATGGTACCTAAGAGGTGGGAAGATGCAGTGCTAACCAACTCCAGAACAGCTTCTACCAAGCACTTTGACCACAGAGCTCCTTTAGCTCGATTCCCGTTCAGGTAAGCTTTCATTTTGGATGTATCAATATCCTTTAAGCCGAGATTGaggaaataaatttggaaacccttttctgtctctctgatGATAAACGCTCCCATCAGgataaaatccatttttttaagCAGGACCATGCTGTTTGTTAACTCAGCAGGGATGGGTACGGACACTACTTTATTCGAGCCtcttaagagggaaaaaataatcttgcagcatgcaagcaaacagaaattaaCCATTAGAAGTTAAGTTTTAGAGAGCAAAACCCAAATGACACTGGTGCTGTATGCTGAAAGCAGCCTGTTGACAGGAAACACTaccaaatatttaaatgtacacaacacaaacaaagaATCTCAAGCCAAGATGACTCCTCCCCACcaaggtcattttttttccccagaacgAGCCTCGACAGAAGGTGGGAAAGTCACAGAGAGGTAAATTTAGAACAGAAAGACTCCTTCCCCGCCATTTTCACTATCACGCACTCGGTAATGTATTTCGAATAATTCAGGAGAGGGGCAAGGGAGGAACACACGAAGATGAACACGCAGCTCAGactgttctgctgctgcacacACAGTCAAGACTGATGCATTAGAACAACATCTAAAGGTACCTTGTTTATCTTGTGGCAATAGCTGCGAGCTGTTCTCTTGAACTTTACTCCTGGCACTGGCTTCCTGCTCCTCCGACCATTCCACATTATCCCTGTTGTAAAAATGAAGGTGAGCTACTCAGCAGAGAATTGTGAGGCAAAGACAATGACAAACAGAGAAAGCTCTGAACTGCTCTCCCTGCCGCCGGCTGGGGAGCTTTTCCACATCTCCAgttccagctcagcagcaccgTACCAGCTTCCAGCACGTAAGGATGGTTCCCAGCTCTGAACGAGCCATACCCAGAGCTTTACAAAAGGCACAACTGGAGGGGATCCCAAGAGACACCAAACCTGTCCCCTAATCCTTTCCCCTGTTTGATGGTGAGCCATGCTGAGAGGAATTAAACCCTTCCTATAAAACCACCGGGGCACTCAGCACGAACAGAGCTCCTTGGAGAGGAGCTGCCATTCCCTCACAGTGAAAACAAGTAATTGTTCCTGTACAGGTGACTAAAAGGTTGGCACTCGCATACTTTCACTTGAGCAGGTCGTCACCACAGCCCGTTTGATTTAGCTGTCTCAGAAAATTACGTTTTATTTCTCAAGTTAAAAGAAAGAGGGCAGCTAGGGTTACTTGGAAGGTAAAGTGTTACATTAATATTAAATCCAATTATGGCACAAATATGCAGGAATCTTAAAAGCATTAAGAACCTATTAATAACTTAAATGTGCATACAAAGTTGTATAGTCATTAAAGTGATTCACTTGaccttttttcattaaaacaaatgaaggaaaagcaaaatacaaggATCAAGAAGAACAATCCTGGCCTCAGGAAGAATTAACCTTTTGATATtaagcaacaaaacaaagccttaACTACTGTCTCTGAAAAACTAGACTACTAGGGAGTTTCTGCAGGGAAGTACTACTGAGGATATGCTTTTGTAACACTCCTTTGATAGTCCCAAAACAGATGACAAGCTGATACATGCactcattattttattacaaattaaACAGCCAATTTTCAACAGGTACGGCAGACAGAGCCCTAACGTGGATAGATTTACTTCAAAAATGCACAATACCTTCGGATCCCATCACATTCAAATGTCTGGGCACTGAACATCTCTCAAACAACAGCTTTCTGCacccaaagccctcctgctCCACGTTAACACCTGGCACAAACCCACACTCTTACGGCATCGCATGGCAGCAGATGGGTGAAGTTATCTCTGTTCGATTTACACATCAGCTGCTCATGTGTACGGGTGGGGAAGTTTTAAGTGTCTGAGAGCAGACACTGCACTAACCACAACTACAAACTGATTGCCATGAAGCAAAGCAGCACATGCTCCTGAAATGTGGGAAGGGGCTGTGAATCCTGACTGCTTCTGACCCAAGGAAGGCTCAGGACCACGGGGAATGGGTGCTCCCGAGCACTGgatgagcagggctgtgctcctcCGTCTCTCCAAGCcctcagggcagccccagcagccccccagccctggtgtGCAAGCCCCTCACAGCTCCACGCCAAGCTGCCATCCTGCCTGTTCTGCGCCCCAATGGGTGCTACAGAGGGGCACCTGGGCACCGGGCCAGCACGCTGGGAGAGGGCACAAACAATGTCAGGGCTCctgcaaagcagagatgctggGGGGTGATGCTCGGGGCTGACCCAAACCCCAAGAGCTCCCTTACGTGGAGCCTCGCTCTGCCACAGCATCAGGCTGGGGATGAACCCCTCTGGCCACCTGTACACCGAGATGGGTGTGGAGAggcacccccagggctggggctccctggggcACAGGCTCTCCGTGACAGGGGCTCcctggaggcaggagcagcccagggaAGGGCTCCCCTGGGACATGTGCACCCTTAGGAAGGGGCACCCCAAGACACGAGCACCCCTGGGGGCAGGGACACCCCCGGGGCACAGGCACCCTTGGGCACGGACTCTCTGCCACAGGGGCTCTCCAGGGGCAGGGACACCCCACAGCTTGGGCACCCCACGGAAAGGGCTCCCTGGGGCACGGGCACCCCAGGGGAAAGGGGCAACCCGGGGACAGGGCCACCCTCGGGAAGGGGCTTCCTAGGGGCTGAGGCTCCCCGGGACTTGGGCACCCCCTGGGCGGGAGCTCCCTCGGGAAGGGGCACCCCGAggctgggggggacacaggggaaCCCGACCCGGCGGCTCCGCGGGCCTCGGCCTagggggagagggcagggaagggcgGTGGAGCGGGGTTCCGCGGGCCCACCGAGGGGtcggggaggcggcggccgcccTCACCAGGCGTTATGCTGGAAGAGGCGGGCGGGGTCGGTCAGGAGCCGCCTCCCGAACGGCCGCCGGGGCT encodes the following:
- the METTL2A gene encoding tRNA N(3)-methylcytidine methyltransferase METTL2A, giving the protein MAAPSEEAPQPRRPFGRRLLTDPARLFQHNAWDNVEWSEEQEASARSKVQENSSQLLPQDKQEEYEVNAKRYWDDFYKIHENGFFKDRHWLFTEFPELAPNRNPGHNEDSVREHIYKEESNNEGLGSCENGHCSLEMRAENQLNLMKSTPTFCTEELAPQKHGEVNQRHGDYPGSSASYRILEVGCGAGNTVFPILQTNNDPGLFVYCCDFSTTAVDLVRNNAEYDSSRCFAFVHDLCNDQSPFPMPDESLDVVILIFVLSAILPEKMQCVVNRLSRLLKPGGMILLRDYGRYDLAQLRFKKGQCLSDNFYVRGDGTRVYFFTQDELDDLFTRAGLEKIQNLVDRRLQVNRGKQMTMYRVWIQCKYQKPAAPQP